DNA from Daucus carota subsp. sativus chromosome 1, DH1 v3.0, whole genome shotgun sequence:
ttgttttcctttttttttctatacTCTGATGCGATGATCTGGTGGAATACATGGGACAATACAGATCCTAATGGTATGCTTTGTTTCTATTCATATGTAGTAATCTGTTATTCATATGAATTAACTTGACTTTTAGTTATATAAATGCTAATGCAGGTCCAATGTATTACAAAGGAATTTACCATTTGTTCTACCAGCACAACCCTTATGGTGCTGTGTTTGGTAAAACTATTGTATGGGGACATGCTATTTCATATGATCTAATCAATTGGGTTCATCTAAACAATGCCCTTTATCCGACCAATGCTTTTGACGCCAAGAGTTGCTGGTCTGGCTCGGTTACAATTCTTCCTGGACAAAAGCCTGTGATTCTTTACACTGGGCTTGATATTAAGAATCAGCAGGTTCAAAATATGGCAATGCCAAAAAATCTATCTGACCCTTTTCTTAGAGAATGGAAAAAGTATTCTCATAACCCTATAATGATGCGGCCTGATGGTGTCAATAAAGATGATTTTAGAGACCCTACTACCGCTTGGCAAGGCGAAGATGGAAAATGGAGGGTACTTGTCGGTAGCTTGAAGAGTGACCGTGGATTGGCCGTTTTATACAGGAGTAATGACTTTAAGAAGTGGAATATGTATGATCATCCCCTTTATTCAGAAGCAAACACTGGTATATGGGAGTGTCCAGATTTCTATCCTATATCTACTAATAGCAGAGAAGGGGTTGAGACTTCTAGTAGAAGTCCTCAGTACAAGTATGTATTGAAAGCCAGTATAAAGTTTCGCGACTACTATACACTTGGCACTTATATGCCTGACGTTGAGAAGTTTACTCCTGAGACAGGATTTAGGAACCTTAGATTAGACTTAAGATATGATTATGGCAAGTTTTATGCATCAAAAACTTTTTTTGATAGTGCAAAACATAGGAGAATCTTATGGGGCTGGATAAATGAGTCTGATAGTTCTGCAGATGATG
Protein-coding regions in this window:
- the LOC108204362 gene encoding beta-fructofuranosidase, insoluble isoenzyme CWINV1 isoform X3, with product MEVVTVHASHQYLQPEATREAIQPSRTSYHFQAPKNWLNDPNGPMYYKGIYHLFYQHNPYGAVFGKTIVWGHAISYDLINWVHLNNALYPTNAFDAKSCWSGSVTILPGQKPVILYTGLDIKNQQVQNMAMPKNLSDPFLREWKKYSHNPIMMRPDGVNKDDFRDPTTAWQGEDGKWRVLVGSLKSDRGLAVLYRSNDFKKWNMYDHPLYSEANTGIWECPDFYPISTNSREGVETSSRSPQYKYVLKASIKFRDYYTLGTYMPDVEKFTPETGFRNLRLDLRYDYGKFYASKTFFDSAKHRRILWGWINESDSSADDVKKGWSGIQSIPRAIYLSKNGRQLIQWPVEEIERLRRKHVGFKDKKLEGSSLVEIPGITASQADVEISFKLPNLKDAELMDTHSVDPQLLCSKKSAAVSSKVGPFGLLIFATKDLTEHTAVFFRIFRDRNRYVVLMCSDQSRSSLRKGVDKTTYGAFVDKDPRHEAISLRSLIDHSVIESFGGDGRVCITSRVYPTLAIDGEAHVYAFNNGSLDVVVSSLNAYSMNKASFVSNIGS